Proteins encoded within one genomic window of Streptomyces profundus:
- a CDS encoding DNA repair helicase XPB — protein MSCLIVQSDKTLLLEVDHEQAEACRRAIAPFAELERAPEHIHTYRVTPLGLWNARAAGHDAEQVVDALVRYSRYPVPQSLLVDVAETMARYGRLSLVKHPTHGLVLTATDRPVLTEVLRSKRIQPLVGARIDDDTVAVHPSERGQIKQVLLKLGWPAEDLAGYVDGEAHPIALCEDGWSLRPYQRQAIDGFWHGGSGVVVLPCGAGKTLVGAGAMATASSTTLILVTNTVSARQWKSELVRRTTLTEDEIGEYSGTRKEIRPVTIATYQVLTTKRKGVYPHLELFDSRDWGLILYDEVHLLPAPVFKFTADLQARRRLGLTATLVREDGRESDVFSLIGPKRFDAPWREIEAQGYIAPADCVEVRVDLSESERLAYAMAEPEERYRFCATTDAKRRVAEDLVRLHEGAQTLVIGQYIDQLDELGEQLNAPVIKGETTNAKREQLFNAFRSGEVRVLVVSKVANFSVDLPEATVAIQVSGTFGSRQEEAQRLGRVLRPKADGHEARFYSVVARDTIDQDFAAHRQRFLAEQGYAYRIVDASDLPSDERPA, from the coding sequence GTGTCCTGCTTGATCGTGCAGAGCGACAAGACGCTGCTGCTGGAGGTGGACCACGAGCAGGCCGAGGCCTGCCGGCGTGCCATCGCGCCGTTCGCCGAGCTGGAGCGGGCGCCCGAGCACATCCACACCTACCGGGTCACCCCGCTCGGCCTGTGGAACGCGCGCGCCGCCGGGCATGACGCGGAGCAGGTGGTGGACGCGCTGGTGCGCTACTCGCGCTATCCGGTGCCGCAGTCGCTGCTGGTGGACGTGGCGGAGACGATGGCCCGCTACGGCCGGCTGAGCCTGGTGAAGCATCCGACGCACGGGCTGGTGCTGACGGCGACCGACCGTCCGGTGCTCACCGAGGTGCTGCGGTCGAAGCGGATCCAGCCGCTGGTGGGGGCCAGGATCGACGACGACACGGTGGCGGTGCATCCGTCCGAGCGCGGGCAGATCAAGCAGGTGCTGCTGAAGCTCGGCTGGCCGGCGGAGGATCTGGCCGGCTATGTGGACGGCGAGGCGCACCCCATCGCGCTGTGCGAGGACGGCTGGTCGCTCCGCCCCTACCAGCGGCAGGCCATCGACGGCTTCTGGCACGGCGGCTCCGGCGTGGTGGTGCTGCCGTGCGGCGCCGGCAAGACGCTGGTGGGCGCGGGGGCGATGGCGACCGCCTCGTCGACGACGCTGATCCTGGTCACCAACACGGTCTCGGCGCGGCAGTGGAAGTCCGAGCTGGTGCGGCGCACCACGCTGACCGAGGACGAGATCGGCGAGTACAGCGGCACCCGTAAGGAGATCCGCCCGGTCACCATCGCCACCTACCAGGTGCTGACCACCAAGCGGAAGGGCGTCTATCCGCATCTGGAGCTGTTCGACTCCAGGGACTGGGGGCTGATCCTCTACGACGAGGTGCATCTGCTGCCGGCGCCGGTCTTCAAGTTCACCGCCGACCTCCAGGCCCGCCGGCGGCTTGGGCTGACCGCGACGCTGGTGCGCGAGGACGGCCGCGAGTCGGACGTGTTCTCGCTGATCGGCCCCAAGCGGTTCGACGCGCCGTGGCGGGAGATCGAGGCGCAGGGCTATATCGCGCCGGCCGACTGTGTCGAGGTGCGGGTGGATCTGAGCGAGTCGGAGCGGCTGGCCTATGCGATGGCGGAGCCGGAGGAGCGGTACCGGTTCTGCGCCACCACGGACGCCAAGCGCCGGGTCGCGGAGGACCTGGTGCGGCTGCACGAGGGGGCGCAGACCCTGGTGATCGGCCAGTACATCGACCAACTCGACGAGTTGGGCGAGCAGTTGAACGCGCCGGTGATCAAGGGCGAGACGACCAACGCCAAGCGGGAGCAGCTCTTCAACGCCTTCCGTTCCGGCGAGGTGCGGGTGCTGGTGGTGTCCAAGGTGGCCAACTTCTCGGTCGACCTGCCGGAGGCGACGGTCGCCATCCAGGTCTCCGGCACCTTCGGGTCCCGGCAGGAGGAGGCGCAGCGCCTGGGCCGGGTGCTGCGGCCCAAGGCCGACGGGCACGAGGCGCGGTTCTACTCGGTGGTCGCCAGGGACACCATCGACCAGGACTTCGCGGCGCACCGGCAGCGGTTCCTGGCCGAGCAGGGCTACGCCTACCGGATCGTGGACGCGTCCGACCTCCCGTCCGACGAGCGGCCGGCGTAG
- a CDS encoding M23 family metallopeptidase, translating to MRSLRVAALAVFALLAGLLTVPSALAADPGTTAAPVFKAPFACGQQWTYSHHSAEVRRALDFIRSDGGGTHGAPVLASAAGTATRHNQPSGAGQYIVVDHGGGWQTYYFHLDAYSVPNGASVAQGQQIGTTGTTGNSSGSHIHYEQLLNGVGQNIVINGQALSYPGSYYQAYLTSDNGCGGTPDRYWVDTFAATDGYADASTASPQGRLFQGTHYVYCKVAGARYEGTYGYNTWWLRTDLDETYPGGNGRGALVPAYYLSHWGNDEARDNNGTVIPDC from the coding sequence ATGCGTTCCCTTCGGGTCGCAGCGCTGGCCGTGTTCGCGCTGCTGGCCGGCCTGTTGACCGTTCCCTCCGCGCTGGCCGCCGACCCGGGCACCACCGCGGCGCCCGTCTTCAAGGCCCCGTTCGCCTGCGGTCAGCAGTGGACCTACAGCCACCACTCCGCCGAGGTGCGCCGCGCGTTGGACTTCATCCGTTCCGACGGCGGCGGCACGCACGGCGCGCCGGTGCTCGCCTCGGCCGCCGGCACCGCTACCCGGCACAACCAGCCGAGCGGCGCCGGGCAGTACATCGTGGTCGACCACGGCGGCGGCTGGCAGACGTACTACTTCCACCTGGACGCCTACTCGGTGCCCAACGGCGCCTCCGTCGCCCAGGGGCAGCAGATCGGCACGACGGGCACCACGGGGAACTCGTCGGGTTCGCACATCCACTACGAGCAGCTTCTCAACGGCGTGGGCCAGAACATCGTGATCAACGGCCAGGCGCTCTCCTACCCGGGCTCGTACTACCAGGCGTATCTGACCAGCGACAACGGCTGTGGCGGCACCCCCGACCGCTACTGGGTGGACACGTTCGCCGCCACCGACGGCTATGCCGACGCCTCGACGGCCTCCCCGCAGGGCCGGCTTTTCCAGGGCACGCACTACGTCTACTGCAAGGTCGCCGGCGCGCGGTACGAGGGGACGTACGGCTACAACACCTGGTGGCTGCGGACCGACCTGGACGAGACCTACCCGGGTGGCAACGGGCGCGGCGCGCTGGTGCCGGCCTACTACCTGTCGCACTGGGGGAACGACGAGGCCAGGGACAACAACGGCACCGTGATCCCCGACTGCTGA